The following coding sequences are from one Mycoplasma tullyi window:
- the yqeH gene encoding ribosome biogenesis GTPase YqeH, with protein MNKKCSGCGNYLSTDPNELGYCLDINRFELCKRCFQFKHYKKIDQKLTVKKEDVENYLNTLVLDNYCVFYLVDPTNFIFDLEMIKRSMNANAFYLIFNKIDYLAKKNNLSVIKDRLIDNFKDHGIEFSPNQILFNSIYLTYDLRKIDRLMKNAYQKRKKAIFLGQSNVGKSSLINKLLKLNNIDKKLALTTSPYLNTTLQINQIKRREFCLLDTPGYLDESNGFYDLAPKRIKRLVSYQWKNPVTYQITSDQLFYCEDFFKLKVHLKKDVNKTSITFYCPTALRIHRTSSKNEQLIDNKLSQIFTDLKEFTYLNNDHTNTYQIGPNKDNLLVNGICLIKFNKGIDKVELYQKDKVDSYLLNTALI; from the coding sequence ATGAATAAGAAATGTAGTGGCTGTGGTAACTATTTATCGACCGATCCTAATGAATTAGGATATTGTCTTGACATCAACAGGTTTGAGTTGTGTAAACGTTGTTTCCAGTTTAAACACTACAAGAAGATCGATCAAAAATTAACCGTTAAAAAAGAAGATGTAGAAAATTATCTAAATACTTTAGTATTAGATAATTATTGTGTTTTTTATCTGGTTGATCCCACCAACTTCATCTTTGATTTAGAAATGATCAAACGATCGATGAATGCGAATGCATTTTATTTAATCTTTAATAAGATCGATTATTTGGCAAAAAAGAATAATCTATCAGTTATTAAAGATCGTTTGATTGATAATTTCAAAGATCATGGGATCGAATTCAGCCCCAATCAAATCTTATTCAATTCGATCTATCTTACTTATGATCTAAGAAAGATTGATCGGTTAATGAAAAATGCTTATCAAAAACGTAAGAAAGCAATCTTTCTAGGTCAATCAAATGTTGGTAAATCTTCATTAATTAATAAGTTATTAAAACTTAATAATATTGATAAGAAGTTAGCACTAACCACTTCACCATATTTAAATACTACCTTACAAATTAACCAAATTAAAAGGCGGGAGTTTTGCTTACTAGACACTCCTGGATATTTGGATGAGTCTAACGGGTTTTATGATCTAGCGCCTAAAAGAATCAAACGATTGGTTTCATACCAATGAAAAAACCCGGTGACTTATCAGATTACTTCAGACCAGTTGTTTTATTGCGAAGACTTTTTTAAATTAAAAGTTCATCTTAAAAAAGATGTTAATAAAACCTCAATCACCTTCTATTGTCCAACCGCATTAAGGATCCATCGCACCTCAAGTAAAAACGAACAGTTAATTGATAACAAGTTATCCCAGATATTTACTGATTTAAAAGAATTCACTTATCTAAATAATGATCATACCAATACTTATCAGATTGGTCCAAATAAAGATAACTTATTAGTTAATGGGATCTGTTTAATCAAATTTAATAAAGGGATTGATAAAGTAGAACTTTATCAAAAAGACAAAGTTGATAGTTATTTGTTAAACACAGCACTAATCTAA
- the parC gene encoding DNA topoisomerase IV subunit A encodes MDKKKVFQKDLDDIMSLSFGRYAKYIIQERALPDIRDGLKPVQRRVLYGMYNLGLYYNKPYRKSAATVGEVIGKFHPHGDSSIYEALVRMTQSWKNNIPLIDMQGNNGSIDGDNAAAMRYTEARLSHYGNLMLENINKDTVNFVNNFDDSETEPTILPSLLPNLLVNGSTGIAAGYATNIPPFNLKELIDVIIHRIDSPNCKLESILKLMPGPDFPTGGIILDDDGIRNAYLTGKGKIVIRANIVNENKNLVVTDIPFETNKASIIRSIEEIIEANKLPQLEEVRDESDRFGIRIVLETNTKDDKVLNTIKNYLYKYTQLQINYSFNNVVIDQKKPIQMSIFNYLDSYLNHAYTILRNAIGFDLKKDQKRLEVINGLIKATSIIDQIIVIIKKSKDKQDAINNLINQYSFSTIQAEAIVSLRLYRLTNTDILTLKEEKKSLDTNIKQYQLLLNDQNALNDHLKEILRSYKKLFNTKRRSTIGGNIEKLVINEASIIEKKELYLVSSVDGLIKTIAFDQSKQLNPTSLKIKQDDYLSDLIKVSSLNKVAFITNYGNVVVINAHKIKQAKPREIGMDINELTTIKDNEKIIKLVELNDSNDQIALVSKYGMIKQISVADLNNIKSTKPTTCMSLKDDDELVCANVISDKNAEIIILTKNAYALRFFINEVNLTGLKSMGVRGIKLKNNDHVIGFDQINNSIDQLVLVKNKQIKKLKVSLIENQSRATQGKNIGLGKNKSPLVNGYLLNKKECSLYGFDSNNELVNLELNQIMVGNLSSEYHDWKDEYKGFFLNKLNYE; translated from the coding sequence ATGGATAAGAAAAAGGTATTTCAAAAAGATCTTGATGATATCATGTCACTTAGCTTTGGAAGGTATGCTAAGTACATTATTCAAGAACGGGCGTTGCCTGATATCAGAGATGGACTAAAACCCGTGCAAAGACGGGTTTTATATGGGATGTACAATCTAGGATTGTACTACAACAAACCTTATCGTAAATCAGCTGCTACTGTTGGTGAAGTAATTGGGAAGTTCCACCCCCATGGTGATTCATCGATCTATGAAGCTTTGGTGCGTATGACTCAAAGCTGAAAGAACAATATTCCCTTGATTGATATGCAAGGGAATAATGGTTCGATTGATGGTGATAATGCAGCTGCTATGAGATATACTGAAGCACGATTATCTCATTATGGTAATCTGATGCTTGAAAATATTAACAAAGATACCGTTAACTTTGTTAATAATTTCGATGATAGTGAAACTGAACCTACAATCTTACCAAGTTTGTTACCAAACTTGTTAGTTAATGGTTCAACTGGGATTGCAGCTGGCTATGCTACTAATATCCCACCATTTAACTTAAAAGAGTTAATTGATGTGATTATTCATCGAATTGATTCACCTAACTGCAAGTTAGAATCAATTCTTAAATTAATGCCAGGACCAGATTTTCCCACTGGTGGGATTATTCTTGATGATGATGGAATTAGAAATGCTTATCTAACTGGTAAGGGTAAGATTGTTATTCGAGCAAATATTGTTAATGAAAATAAGAATTTAGTAGTAACTGATATCCCGTTTGAAACGAATAAAGCTAGCATTATTCGTTCAATCGAAGAGATTATTGAAGCAAACAAGTTACCCCAACTTGAAGAAGTAAGAGATGAATCAGATCGATTTGGAATAAGAATTGTTCTTGAAACCAACACCAAAGATGACAAGGTGTTGAATACAATCAAGAACTACCTATACAAATACACTCAACTACAGATCAATTACAGTTTTAACAACGTTGTAATTGATCAAAAAAAACCGATCCAAATGTCGATCTTTAACTATTTGGATAGTTATCTAAACCATGCTTATACGATCTTAAGAAATGCGATTGGTTTTGATCTTAAGAAAGATCAAAAACGACTAGAAGTAATCAACGGGTTGATTAAAGCTACTAGTATTATTGATCAGATTATTGTGATCATTAAAAAATCTAAAGATAAACAAGATGCAATCAATAATCTGATCAATCAGTATTCGTTTTCAACTATTCAGGCAGAAGCAATCGTTTCACTAAGATTGTATCGATTAACAAATACTGATATCTTAACTTTAAAAGAAGAAAAGAAGAGTTTAGATACTAATATCAAACAATACCAACTTCTTTTAAATGATCAAAATGCTTTAAATGATCATTTAAAAGAGATCTTAAGAAGTTATAAGAAATTATTTAACACTAAAAGAAGATCTACTATTGGTGGTAATATTGAAAAACTTGTGATCAATGAAGCTAGCATCATTGAGAAAAAAGAATTATATCTAGTCAGTTCAGTTGATGGATTGATCAAAACAATCGCTTTTGATCAATCTAAGCAACTAAACCCAACTAGTTTAAAGATCAAACAGGATGATTATCTAAGTGATCTAATCAAGGTTAGTTCACTTAATAAGGTCGCATTTATTACCAATTATGGTAATGTGGTAGTAATAAATGCACATAAGATTAAACAAGCCAAACCACGTGAAATTGGTATGGACATTAATGAACTAACCACGATTAAAGATAATGAAAAGATCATTAAGTTAGTTGAATTAAATGATTCTAATGATCAGATCGCTTTGGTTAGTAAATATGGAATGATCAAGCAAATCAGTGTCGCTGATTTAAACAACATCAAATCAACTAAACCGACCACTTGTATGAGTCTTAAAGATGATGATGAACTAGTATGTGCTAATGTGATTAGTGACAAAAACGCAGAGATCATCATTCTTACCAAAAATGCTTACGCACTAAGATTTTTCATTAACGAAGTTAATCTAACTGGTCTTAAATCAATGGGTGTTAGGGGAATTAAACTTAAAAATAACGACCACGTGATTGGTTTTGATCAGATTAATAACTCAATTGATCAGTTAGTTTTAGTTAAGAATAAACAGATCAAAAAACTTAAAGTTTCATTGATTGAAAACCAATCACGTGCCACCCAAGGTAAGAACATCGGTCTAGGTAAAAATAAATCACCACTAGTTAATGGATATTTATTAAACAAAAAAGAGTGTTCATTATACGGATTTGATTCTAATAATGAATTAGTTAATCTAGAATTAAACCAGATCATGGTGGGGAATCTATCATCTGAATATCATGATTGAAAAGATGAATACAAAGGTTTTTTCTTAAATAAGCTAAATTATGAATAA
- the parE gene encoding DNA topoisomerase IV subunit B, protein MGSNYNERHIKVLKGLEPVRKRPGMYIGSTDTRGLHHLVWELFDNAVDEALNGSANKIEVVHKKDGSIIVTDNGRGIPVGKNLSTNLSTVDTVYTVLHAGGKFDDQAYKVSGGLHGVGASVVNALSRKLIVTVHRDGGMYESIYQDGGKIVQPLKKVATSTKHGTIVQFWPDPTIFKNIQFNAYMIKERLHESSFLFKGLKIVFVDENHPELSQTFIAKDGILEYLKYVNESKKMISKIIPFKGEYEKIVVDGCFQYTDSESDLIISFANSVKTSEGGSHENGFKQALLETINDYSKKYKLINNKDKGFDWSDVKEGLSVVLSVQVPEKIIAYEGQTKNKLFTQEAKIVVAKILSQQLFYFLEENQTDAKQLIERFKLIKEAKEAAKKAKENTKKLKSAKTERVLYGKLTPAQQKNPLQNEIFLVEGDSAGGTAKSGRDKKFQAILPLRGKVVNVEKSRLQDLLKNEEILSIISCLGCGIGNNFNIKNLKYHKIIIMTDADTDGAHIQVLLLTFFYRYMKELIEQGKVYIALAPLYKISAKNSNKFSFAWDDYQLDELREKYGSYEVQRYKGLGEMNSEQLWTTTMDPAKRQLIQVSIQNAVQAERKVSILMGDDASIRKNWINENVDFSIEE, encoded by the coding sequence ATGGGATCAAATTACAACGAAAGACATATTAAAGTACTAAAAGGACTTGAACCAGTAAGAAAACGTCCTGGGATGTACATCGGATCAACTGATACTAGAGGATTACATCACTTAGTATGAGAATTGTTTGATAATGCTGTTGATGAAGCACTAAATGGTTCAGCCAACAAGATTGAAGTCGTGCACAAAAAAGATGGTTCAATCATTGTTACTGATAATGGTAGAGGAATTCCGGTTGGTAAGAATTTATCAACTAACTTATCAACAGTTGATACGGTGTACACAGTTCTACACGCTGGTGGAAAATTTGATGACCAAGCTTATAAGGTTTCAGGTGGTCTACACGGTGTGGGTGCGTCAGTTGTTAATGCATTGTCAAGAAAGTTGATTGTTACCGTTCATCGCGATGGTGGGATGTATGAATCAATCTACCAAGATGGTGGGAAGATTGTTCAGCCATTAAAAAAGGTGGCAACTAGTACTAAACATGGTACGATCGTCCAATTTTGACCCGATCCAACGATCTTTAAAAATATTCAATTTAATGCATATATGATTAAAGAACGATTACATGAGTCATCGTTCTTATTTAAAGGGTTAAAGATCGTTTTTGTTGACGAGAATCATCCTGAGTTATCCCAAACTTTCATTGCTAAAGATGGGATCTTAGAATACTTAAAGTATGTCAATGAAAGTAAAAAAATGATCTCAAAGATTATTCCCTTTAAAGGTGAATATGAAAAGATCGTTGTTGATGGCTGTTTTCAATACACTGATAGTGAATCTGATCTAATCATTTCATTTGCTAACTCAGTTAAAACGTCTGAAGGTGGTAGTCATGAAAACGGTTTCAAGCAAGCATTGCTTGAAACGATTAATGATTATTCTAAGAAATATAAACTAATTAACAACAAAGACAAAGGCTTTGATTGAAGTGATGTCAAAGAAGGCTTAAGCGTTGTTTTAAGCGTTCAAGTACCTGAGAAGATTATTGCTTATGAAGGGCAAACTAAAAACAAGTTGTTTACTCAAGAAGCTAAGATTGTAGTTGCAAAGATCTTAAGTCAACAACTGTTTTATTTTCTAGAAGAAAATCAAACTGATGCTAAGCAGTTAATCGAACGATTTAAACTGATTAAAGAAGCTAAAGAAGCTGCCAAAAAAGCCAAAGAAAACACCAAGAAGCTAAAAAGCGCTAAAACTGAACGGGTTTTGTATGGAAAACTTACCCCAGCTCAACAAAAAAATCCATTACAAAACGAAATCTTTTTAGTCGAAGGTGATTCAGCGGGTGGAACTGCTAAATCAGGTCGAGATAAAAAGTTCCAAGCAATCTTACCACTACGAGGTAAAGTGGTAAACGTTGAAAAATCACGCTTACAAGATCTCTTGAAAAATGAAGAGATCTTGTCAATTATTAGTTGTCTAGGTTGTGGGATTGGCAACAACTTTAATATCAAAAACTTGAAGTATCACAAGATTATTATTATGACTGATGCTGATACTGATGGTGCCCATATTCAAGTATTATTACTAACGTTCTTTTATAGATATATGAAAGAACTAATCGAACAAGGTAAGGTGTATATTGCACTAGCACCTCTTTATAAGATTAGTGCTAAAAACTCTAATAAGTTCTCATTTGCTTGGGATGATTACCAACTAGATGAACTAAGAGAAAAATATGGTTCATATGAAGTTCAACGCTACAAAGGACTTGGTGAGATGAACTCTGAACAACTTTGAACCACAACCATGGATCCAGCTAAACGCCAACTAATCCAAGTTTCAATTCAAAACGCAGTTCAAGCTGAGCGTAAGGTTAGTATCTTAATGGGTGATGATGCCTCAATTAGAAAAAATTGAATTAACGAAAATGTTGATTTTAGTATTGAAGAATAA
- a CDS encoding HU family DNA-binding protein yields the protein MAKIKSLSAAEYLKEIADETNLKVQDIRLVITSLQKVLAKELATTGEVRVFDIGKFRLVATKPRLGINPKTKERIQIPAGKKVKFTVSKILTDAVDSHK from the coding sequence ATGGCAAAAATCAAATCATTAAGCGCTGCTGAATACCTTAAAGAAATTGCAGACGAAACTAACCTTAAAGTTCAAGATATCCGTTTGGTTATTACTTCTTTACAAAAAGTATTAGCTAAAGAATTAGCTACTACTGGAGAAGTGAGAGTGTTTGATATTGGTAAGTTTAGACTAGTAGCAACCAAACCACGTCTTGGTATCAACCCTAAAACTAAAGAAAGAATCCAAATCCCAGCTGGTAAAAAAGTTAAGTTTACTGTTTCAAAGATCTTAACTGATGCAGTTGATTCACACAAATAG
- a CDS encoding FIVAR domain-containing protein, with translation MQRKNILKFVSLLGVSSFVMLAAASCTQAITPVPKSGITTSEPNTTNPNSSNNDRSMQGKMSEVNTNPSGDQGMVDVSAQQLASAKKSLMDLLDTETNKVALYSDYAGIQMTLESAYQTAKNASQNANPTVEELKSVQATLQTAIDKAASDKQAFDNAHLPLVTAYNNLKTTLLSKTKTLEGLTENKYKGIEDYVTNLFNIGSGITTKKLDSFSDPMPDVAAITKANDDLTEALTKLPDWKQNADKFDNFEGNPLSKTKLFTETSTTTQEQPANWSFAGYSVDLTTGASSTNLQNLNFAQRKVWMSNAGNTSLVSSPVTSNDVSWIYSLGGMGTKYTITFDYYGPNTAHLYFPYKLVKTADSGNLALQYKLNDGSVKAVHFKMTAQANSPAASGQSRAANDEATEATAGSDGTNGENSNANPAMPEVATMIETPTVDNINVAKIPLTNLNFGQNTIEFSLPTEPTNKVAPLIGNMYITSNPDSQTKIYDQIFGNTATTSDNRTSVTVDLLKGYGLASGWSTYVYEFNYSTNTAGTAADQQTSATSYLIGFIGGPGQRALVNRSTRTDGPTTQTSQRTLTIYVNAPKEGEYYISGSYLTSTNRNLKLSVDNTTNTTNSVSVSATGKGNWNTLGEFNTQMEGSIVTSTMKRTLTLKQGLNKVLLSDVSNADTPYVGNLTFTLNTTTPTSAESSSAGAEVQS, from the coding sequence GTGCAAAGAAAAAACATTTTAAAGTTTGTTAGTTTATTAGGTGTAAGCTCGTTTGTGATGTTAGCAGCTGCAAGCTGTACTCAAGCGATTACGCCGGTTCCAAAATCAGGTATTACTACTTCCGAACCAAACACTACTAACCCAAACTCTTCTAATAATGATAGAAGTATGCAGGGTAAAATGTCTGAAGTAAACACTAATCCAAGTGGTGATCAAGGCATGGTTGATGTTTCAGCTCAACAATTAGCATCAGCTAAAAAATCACTAATGGATTTACTTGATACCGAAACTAATAAGGTTGCTTTGTATTCTGATTATGCTGGGATTCAAATGACTTTAGAATCTGCATATCAAACTGCTAAAAATGCATCACAAAATGCAAATCCGACAGTAGAAGAGCTGAAGTCTGTTCAAGCAACGTTGCAAACTGCAATCGATAAAGCTGCAAGCGATAAACAAGCATTTGATAATGCTCATTTACCTTTGGTAACTGCATATAACAACTTAAAAACTACGTTGTTATCTAAAACTAAAACTTTAGAAGGTTTAACAGAAAATAAATACAAAGGCATTGAAGATTATGTTACCAATTTGTTTAATATAGGAAGTGGGATAACAACTAAGAAATTAGATTCTTTCTCAGATCCGATGCCTGATGTTGCAGCCATTACTAAAGCTAACGATGATTTAACAGAAGCTCTAACAAAACTTCCAGATTGAAAACAAAACGCAGATAAGTTTGACAATTTTGAAGGAAATCCTTTATCTAAAACCAAATTATTTACAGAAACTAGTACAACAACACAAGAACAACCTGCAAACTGAAGTTTTGCAGGTTACAGTGTTGATCTAACAACTGGTGCTAGTAGCACAAATCTACAAAACTTAAACTTTGCTCAAAGAAAGGTTTGAATGAGTAATGCTGGTAATACCAGCTTAGTTTCTTCTCCTGTTACTTCAAACGATGTTTCTTGAATTTATAGTTTAGGTGGAATGGGAACAAAATATACAATCACTTTTGATTATTATGGTCCAAATACTGCGCATTTATACTTCCCTTATAAATTAGTTAAAACTGCTGATTCAGGCAATCTTGCGCTTCAATATAAATTAAATGATGGAAGTGTAAAAGCTGTTCATTTTAAGATGACAGCTCAAGCAAATTCTCCTGCAGCTAGCGGACAATCTAGAGCTGCAAATGATGAAGCAACAGAGGCTACTGCTGGTTCTGATGGAACAAACGGAGAAAATTCTAATGCTAATCCAGCGATGCCTGAAGTTGCTACAATGATTGAAACGCCAACTGTTGATAACATTAATGTAGCTAAAATTCCATTAACAAACTTAAATTTTGGTCAAAATACAATTGAATTTAGTCTTCCAACAGAACCTACTAATAAAGTAGCCCCATTGATTGGTAATATGTATATTACTTCAAATCCAGATAGTCAAACAAAAATTTATGATCAGATCTTTGGAAATACAGCTACTACAAGTGACAACCGAACATCTGTTACAGTAGATCTATTAAAAGGTTATGGACTTGCTTCTGGTTGATCTACATACGTTTATGAATTTAATTATTCAACCAATACAGCTGGTACAGCTGCAGATCAACAAACTAGTGCTACAAGTTATTTAATTGGATTTATTGGTGGACCTGGACAAAGGGCTCTTGTTAATAGATCTACTAGAACTGATGGTCCAACTACACAAACAAGTCAAAGAACTCTTACGATATACGTAAACGCTCCTAAAGAAGGTGAATATTACATTAGTGGTTCTTACCTAACAAGCACTAATAGAAATTTAAAATTGTCTGTTGATAACACTACCAACACTACTAACTCTGTTAGTGTTAGTGCAACAGGTAAAGGTAATTGAAATACTCTAGGTGAATTCAATACACAAATGGAAGGATCTATTGTTACTAGTACAATGAAAAGAACTTTAACCTTAAAACAAGGTTTAAACAAGGTTCTTTTGTCAGATGTTAGTAATGCAGACACTCCATATGTAGGTAATTTAACATTTACTTTAAATACCACTACACCAACTAGCGCTGAATCTAGTTCTGCAGGCGCAGAAGTCCAAAGTTAA
- a CDS encoding FIVAR domain-containing protein, producing MQRKNILKFVSLLGVGSFVMLATASCTQAITPVPKSGTTTADPNTTNPSSSSNDRGASDPMSGADTNPAGDQGIIDPSAQQLATAKKSLTDLLDTETNNVASYSDYAKIQKALKSAYDNAKAATDNTDPTLETLQSAEAALKNAIEKAANDKKEFDDAHQPLVTAYNQLKVTLQSKTTTLEGLSENKYSGIKDYVSNAYTIGSDITSRTLDSIEGTVPEIELIKKANDDIMTALTKLPEWKLNADKYNDFKDELLSRSQLSVGNNATNQNQPSTWSYVGYSVDVSGSSGSNTALSNLNLVQRTVWSSSSGLTSPVASPTSTTNVSWIYSLSGDGTKYTITFDYYGPKNAYLYFPYKLVKNADSSSIALQYKLNDASAESVNFQPVQPAPMNVVVNTDASSPSNPQTRATSETPGANEMSSPTTEMNPTPTVDNINVAKLTLTDLKFGSNTIEFSVPTSKVAPMIGNMYITSNPDSQSKIYDQIFGNTSNTNDNTTSVTVDLLKGYSLAAGWSTYIGQFTNLTHANGSSPASPANTPYYLIGYISGPDQRTVSNSVMNRISTPSTTNEHRTLTIYVNAPIDGDYYISGSYIFSSNTNTMRGLKFLRDGDNAVSLTISKQTNWDTLGDFDSSKADNQNGNSGTVMGTKKTLKLKKGLNKIVISGGSSEQDKTNAPYIGNLTFTLMTIANSEMRMTDQNPSASDAR from the coding sequence GTGCAAAGAAAAAACATTTTAAAGTTTGTTAGTTTATTAGGCGTTGGCTCGTTTGTGATGTTAGCAACTGCAAGCTGTACTCAAGCGATTACGCCAGTTCCTAAATCAGGCACTACTACTGCAGACCCGAATACCACTAACCCAAGCTCTTCTAGTAATGATAGAGGTGCGTCGGATCCAATGTCTGGAGCAGACACCAATCCAGCTGGTGATCAAGGTATCATTGATCCTTCTGCTCAACAATTAGCAACTGCTAAAAAATCATTAACTGATTTACTTGATACAGAAACCAATAACGTTGCTTCATATTCTGATTATGCCAAGATTCAAAAAGCTTTAAAATCAGCATATGATAATGCAAAAGCTGCAACAGATAACACAGATCCAACATTAGAAACTCTACAATCTGCAGAAGCAGCACTAAAGAATGCAATTGAAAAAGCTGCAAATGATAAAAAAGAATTTGATGATGCTCATCAACCTTTGGTAACTGCATACAACCAGTTAAAAGTTACTCTACAATCTAAAACAACTACTTTAGAAGGATTGTCTGAAAATAAATACAGTGGAATTAAAGATTATGTTAGTAATGCATACACTATAGGAAGTGATATAACATCTCGTACATTAGATTCTATTGAAGGAACAGTTCCTGAAATAGAACTAATTAAGAAAGCTAATGACGATATAATGACTGCTCTAACAAAACTTCCAGAATGGAAGTTAAATGCAGATAAGTACAATGATTTTAAAGATGAACTTCTTTCTAGATCTCAATTATCTGTAGGGAACAATGCAACTAATCAAAACCAACCATCAACTTGAAGTTATGTAGGTTATAGTGTTGATGTTTCTGGTTCATCAGGTTCTAATACTGCGCTTTCCAACTTAAACTTAGTTCAAAGAACAGTTTGATCTAGTAGTAGTGGTTTGACTAGTCCGGTTGCTTCTCCTACTTCAACAACAAACGTTTCTTGAATTTATAGTTTATCAGGAGATGGAACTAAATACACGATTACATTTGATTATTATGGTCCCAAAAATGCATATTTATATTTCCCTTATAAGTTAGTTAAAAATGCTGATTCTAGTTCAATAGCACTTCAATATAAACTAAACGATGCTAGTGCAGAATCAGTTAATTTCCAACCGGTTCAACCTGCACCTATGAACGTAGTTGTTAACACAGACGCAAGCTCACCTAGCAATCCTCAAACTAGAGCCACTTCTGAAACTCCAGGTGCGAACGAGATGTCATCTCCAACCACTGAAATGAATCCAACTCCAACAGTTGATAACATTAATGTAGCTAAACTTACATTAACAGATTTAAAGTTTGGTTCTAATACGATCGAATTTAGTGTTCCAACTAGTAAAGTTGCTCCAATGATTGGTAATATGTACATTACTTCAAATCCTGATAGTCAATCAAAGATTTATGATCAAATCTTTGGTAACACAAGTAATACAAATGATAATACAACATCAGTAACAGTTGATCTATTAAAAGGTTATAGTCTTGCTGCTGGTTGATCTACATATATTGGGCAATTTACTAATCTAACCCATGCAAATGGTTCGTCTCCAGCTTCACCAGCAAACACTCCATATTATTTAATTGGATATATTTCAGGACCAGATCAAAGAACTGTTTCTAATAGTGTTATGAACCGAATTTCAACTCCTTCAACAACTAATGAACATAGAACGCTTACGATCTATGTAAATGCACCAATAGATGGAGATTATTACATTAGTGGTTCTTATATTTTTTCAAGTAATACTAACACGATGAGAGGATTAAAATTCTTAAGAGACGGTGATAATGCAGTTAGCTTAACTATTAGTAAACAAACTAATTGAGATACGTTAGGTGACTTTGATAGTTCTAAAGCTGATAATCAAAATGGAAACAGTGGAACTGTAATGGGAACTAAAAAAACCTTAAAACTTAAAAAAGGATTAAATAAGATTGTTATTTCAGGTGGAAGTAGTGAACAAGATAAAACCAATGCCCCTTATATTGGTAATTTAACTTTTACGTTAATGACAATAGCTAATTCTGAAATGCGCATGACTGATCAAAACCCTTCAGCTTCAGACGCAAGATAA